In a genomic window of Comamonadaceae bacterium OTU4NAUVB1:
- a CDS encoding ABC transporter ATP-binding protein, whose amino-acid sequence MLELQDLHAYYGKSHVLHGVSFSVGAGEIVALLGRNGSGRSTTAKAIMGLVHAEGTLRWKDRDILRRKAYEIAHLGIGYVPENRDIFPKLTVHQNLMLGQKGAKAARGGRWSFDDMYAMFPRLKERQHTEAGVLSGGEQQMLTLCRTLMGDPDLIIIDEPTEGLAPKIVELVGEYLRRLKDRGVSVLLIEQKLTIAMQISDRALVMGHGSIVFDGTPDGLRADAATRKEWLEV is encoded by the coding sequence ATGCTCGAGCTGCAGGACCTGCACGCCTACTACGGCAAGAGCCACGTGCTCCACGGGGTGTCGTTTTCCGTCGGCGCGGGCGAGATCGTGGCGCTGCTCGGGCGCAACGGATCGGGCCGCTCGACCACCGCCAAGGCGATCATGGGGCTGGTGCATGCCGAGGGCACGCTGCGCTGGAAGGACCGGGACATCCTGCGCCGCAAGGCCTACGAGATCGCCCACCTCGGCATCGGCTACGTGCCCGAGAACCGCGACATCTTCCCCAAGCTGACGGTGCACCAGAACCTGATGCTCGGCCAGAAGGGCGCCAAGGCGGCCCGGGGCGGGCGGTGGTCGTTCGACGACATGTACGCCATGTTCCCGCGCCTGAAGGAGCGCCAGCACACCGAGGCCGGCGTGCTCTCCGGCGGCGAGCAGCAGATGCTCACGCTGTGCCGCACGCTGATGGGCGATCCCGACCTGATCATCATCGACGAGCCCACCGAGGGCCTCGCGCCCAAGATCGTCGAGCTGGTGGGAGAGTACCTGCGGCGGTTGAAGGACCGGGGCGTGTCGGTGCTGCTGATCGAGCAGAAGCTGACCATCGCCATGCAGATCTCCGACCGCGCGCTGGTCATGGGCCACGGCAGCATCGTCTTCGACGGCACGCCCGACGGCCTGCGCGCCGACGCGGCCACGCGCAAGGAATGGCTGGAGGTGTGA